One segment of Mycolicibacterium sp. YH-1 DNA contains the following:
- a CDS encoding PPE family protein, which produces MTAPVWMALPPEVHSGLLSSGPGPGPLLAAAGAWQALSVEYSTAAAELTALLAGVQSGAWEGPSAEQYIASHAPYLAWLAQASANSAAAAVQHETAAASYTTALAMMPTLPELALNHATHGVLLATNFLGLNTIPIALNEADYVRMWIQAATTMATYQAVAGASVAATPTMAPAPMLLAPGVGEAGSSAASAQQVMAQAQGGDAGAALNNSDILSQLLKFIQQILQTYTDFTNSLMQPIIEFFQDPIGNTVNLITGLLTNPGPTLVQYGPFLLALAYQAISWVGALSTYPQLLLQPLLAIGLGIAVPYLRQIMDLLNFPPYVPAEAAVPAQAPAPRVDVQSQMPVAPVAPTVPGPAPTSVTSVAGGTAPGVGSAVAAAAPAVPYIVPGGDPGPGASPTLREGTGAKAPASDIAASAVAAAAASSLAKRKARRKRGASVKERGYADAYMDYEPEPDAPEPAPRPEPRVSASSRGAGAMGFGGTLGTQDADQSAAAGLTQLPEDPYGGGPVDPMLPGNWDPKGGSRS; this is translated from the coding sequence ATGACCGCCCCCGTCTGGATGGCGCTACCGCCCGAGGTGCATTCGGGGCTGCTCAGCAGCGGCCCCGGCCCCGGGCCGTTGCTCGCTGCCGCGGGGGCATGGCAGGCCCTTAGCGTCGAGTACTCCACGGCGGCAGCCGAACTGACCGCGTTGCTGGCGGGGGTGCAGTCCGGCGCCTGGGAGGGACCCAGCGCCGAGCAGTACATCGCGTCCCACGCGCCCTATCTGGCGTGGCTGGCCCAGGCCAGTGCCAACAGTGCGGCCGCCGCGGTGCAGCACGAGACCGCGGCCGCCTCCTACACGACGGCCCTGGCCATGATGCCGACGCTGCCGGAGTTGGCGCTCAACCACGCCACGCACGGGGTGCTGCTGGCCACCAACTTCCTTGGCCTCAACACGATTCCGATCGCGTTGAATGAAGCCGACTACGTGCGGATGTGGATTCAGGCGGCCACCACCATGGCCACCTATCAGGCCGTGGCGGGGGCATCGGTGGCCGCGACGCCGACGATGGCGCCCGCCCCCATGCTGCTGGCCCCAGGGGTCGGTGAGGCCGGCTCGTCAGCGGCCAGCGCCCAGCAGGTCATGGCGCAGGCGCAGGGAGGAGATGCCGGTGCCGCGCTGAACAACTCGGACATCCTCTCGCAGCTGCTGAAGTTCATCCAGCAGATCCTTCAGACCTACACCGACTTCACCAACTCGCTGATGCAGCCGATTATCGAGTTCTTCCAGGATCCGATCGGCAACACCGTCAACCTGATCACCGGGCTGCTCACCAACCCGGGACCGACGCTCGTCCAGTACGGGCCGTTCCTGTTGGCTCTCGCCTACCAGGCGATTTCGTGGGTGGGCGCGCTATCGACCTACCCGCAACTTCTACTGCAGCCCCTGTTGGCGATAGGCCTGGGTATCGCGGTGCCCTACCTGCGGCAGATCATGGATCTGCTGAACTTCCCGCCGTACGTCCCCGCCGAGGCCGCCGTCCCCGCGCAGGCGCCGGCACCGAGAGTCGATGTGCAGAGCCAGATGCCGGTGGCGCCGGTTGCGCCGACCGTGCCTGGCCCGGCGCCGACCTCGGTGACCTCGGTGGCCGGCGGCACCGCCCCCGGTGTGGGATCTGCGGTGGCCGCCGCGGCACCTGCGGTGCCCTACATCGTTCCCGGTGGGGACCCCGGACCCGGTGCCTCGCCGACGCTTCGTGAGGGCACCGGTGCGAAGGCGCCGGCCTCGGACATAGCGGCGTCGGCTGTCGCGGCCGCCGCGGCGTCGTCGTTGGCAAAGCGCAAGGCACGCCGCAAGCGTGGGGCCTCGGTGAAGGAGCGCGGTTACGCCGATGCGTACATGGACTATGAACCCGAACCCGATGCGCCGGAGCCCGCACCCCGGCCCGAACCGCGTGTGTCCGCGTCATCGCGCGGTGCGGGGGCGATGGGGTTCGGGGGCACTCTCGGTACGCAGGACGCCGACCAGTCGGCGGCCGCGGGTCTGACCCAGCTGCCCGAGGACCCCTATGGCGGCGGCCCGGTCGACCCGATGCTTCCGGGCAACTGGGATCCGAAGGGGGGATCACGCAGCTGA
- a CDS encoding PE family protein, translating into MTLRVVPEGLTAASAQVEALTAKLAAAHAAAAPLISAVLPPAADPVSLQTAAAFSAHGSAHNAIAAQGAEELGRAGIGVGESGTSYATGDAMAASSYLIAGS; encoded by the coding sequence ATGACTCTGCGCGTGGTTCCCGAAGGTCTCACCGCGGCAAGTGCCCAGGTGGAGGCGCTGACGGCAAAGCTCGCCGCCGCGCACGCGGCGGCGGCACCCCTGATCTCCGCGGTGCTGCCACCCGCGGCGGACCCGGTCTCGCTGCAGACGGCCGCGGCGTTCAGCGCCCACGGCAGTGCGCACAACGCCATCGCGGCCCAGGGCGCGGAAGAACTCGGCCGCGCGGGTATCGGCGTCGGCGAGTCCGGCACGAGTTACGCGACGGGTGATGCCATGGCTGCCTCGTCCTACCTCATCGCAGGTAGCTGA